A stretch of Capricornis sumatraensis isolate serow.1 chromosome 10, serow.2, whole genome shotgun sequence DNA encodes these proteins:
- the SLC18A3 gene encoding vesicular acetylcholine transporter, with product MEPEAPAGRAPAAASKLSEAVGAALQDPRRQRRLVLVIVCVALFLDNMLYMVIVPIVPYYVHAAGEKPTPTSSPTPPTPTNASAVTGNTSEPPTAHLPAKPTVKPRHPRDNEDVKIGVLFASKAILQLLVNPLSGTFIDRMSYDLPLLLGLGVLFASTVMFAFAEDYATLFAARSLQGLGSAFADTSGIAMIADKYPEEPERSRALGLALAFISFGSLVAPPFGGFLHEFAGKSAPFLVLAAVSLFDALLLLVVAKPFSAAARARANLPVGTPIHRLMLDPYIAVVAGALTTCNIPLAFLEPTIATWMERTMAASEWEAGIAWLPAFVPHVLGVYLTVRLAARYPHLQWLYGAFGLAVIGASSCLVPACRSFAPLVISLCGLCFGIALVDTALLPTLAFLVDVRHVSVYGSVYAIADISYCVAYALGPIVAGHIVHSLGFAQLSLGMGLANLLYAPVLLLLRNVGLLKRSRSERDVLLDEPPQGLYDAVRLRERPMSDRGAAPRSPPGPLDACEEGDYDYYTRS from the coding sequence aTGGAACCGGAGGCCCCGGCGGGTCGGGCCCCGGCGGCCGCCAGCAAGCTGTCGGAGGCGGTGGGCGCGGCGCTCCAAGACCCCCGGCGGCAGCGGCGCTTGGTGCTGGTCATCGTGTGCGTGGCGCTGTTCCTGGACAATATGCTGTACATGGTCATCGTGCCCATCGTGCCCTACTACGTGCACGCGGCCGGCGAGAAGCCCACCCCGACCTCCAGCCCCACGCCGCCCACTCCGACCAATGCCAGCGCCGTCACGGGCAACACCTCAGAGCCCCCGACGGCTCATCTGCCGGCCAAGCCTACTGTGAAGCCCCGACACCCCAGGGACAACGAGGACGTGAAGATCGGGGTGCTGTTCGCCTCCAAGGCCATCCTGCAGCTGCTGGTGAACCCCCTGAGTGGGACCTTCATCGACCGCATGAGCTATGACTTGCCACTGCTTCTGGGCCTGGGCGTGCTGTTCGCCTCTACGGTGATGTTTGCCTTCGCGGAGGACTACGCGACGCTCTTCGCTGCACGCAGCCTGCAGGGGCTTGGCTCGGCCTTCGCGGATACGTCTGGCATCGCCATGATTGCAGACAAGTATCCGGAGGAGCCAGAGCGCAGCCGCGCCCTGGGCTTGGCGCTGGCCTTCATCAGCTTCGGAAGCCTAGTGGCGCCGCCCTTCGGAGGGTTCCTCCACGAGTTCGCCGGAAAGTCAGCGCCCTTTCTGGTGCTCGCCGCCGTTTCGCTGTTCGACGCCCTGTTGCTGCTGGTGGTGGCCAAGCCCTTCTCGGCCGCGGCGCGGGCGCGAGCCAACCTGCCTGTGGGCACGCCCATCCACCGCCTCATGCTGGACCCCTACATCGCAGTGGTGGCAGGCGCGCTCACCACCTGCAACATCCCCCTCGCCTTTCTGGAGCCCACCATCGCCACGTGGATGGAACGTACGATGGCAGCATCCGAGTGGGAGGCAGGCATAGCCTGGCTGCCGGCCTTCGTGCCGCACGTGCTAGGCGTCTACCTCACCGTGCGACTGGCGGCGCGCTACCCCCACCTGCAGTGGCTGTATGGCGCCTTTGGGCTGGCGGTGATCGGCGCCAGCTCGTGCCTGGTGCCTGCCTGCCGCTCCTTCGCACCGCTAGTGATCTCGCTCTGCGGCCTGTGCTTCGGCATTGCGCTGGTGGACACCGCGCTGCTGCCCACGCTCGCCTTTCTTGTGGACGTGCGCCACGTCTCGGTCTATGGCAGCGTCTACGCCATTGCCGACATCTCCTACTGCGTGGCCTATGCGCTGGGGCCCATCGTGGCGGGCCACATCGTGCACTCGCTTGGCTTTGCACAGCTTAGCCTTGGCATGGGCCTGGCCAACCTGCTCTATGCGCccgtcctgctgctgctgcgcaACGTGGGCCTCCTGAAGCGCTCCCGCTCGGAGAGGGACGTGCTGCTGGACGAGCCGCCGCAGGGTCTGTATGACGCTGTGCGCCTGCGGGAGCGCCCCATGTCCGACCGGGGCGCCGCACCTCGCAGCCCGCCCGGCCCCTTGGACGCCTGCGAGGAGGGCGACTACGACTACTACACCCGCAGCTAG